The following are encoded together in the Thermomonas brevis genome:
- a CDS encoding beta-N-acetylhexosaminidase, translated as MKPRTAFLPAALCLALLAAPGARADDAVVVPKLVPLPAHMVRKPGGFTVTADTPVRAADGPALRHVGAQFKAMLGERLPLMLDLAKDGSRGNNIEFALDATRKWSAPDAYSIDIDERGVRVYAGDAKGLYYGAVTLAQLLTSGDAGGASVRLPALHIDDAPRFGWRGFMLDSARHFQSVDEIKRLLDAMAQLKLDVFHWHLTDDQGWRFPVPGWPKLTTVGSCRLPAGDGGIDAATGKPAPYCGFYTEAQIREVVAYAAERHIDVVPEVDIPGHATAAIAAYPQLGVSGEPVAVSNEWGVNVNLFNADETTMRFLEDVLTQVAKLFPGKFVHIGGDEAVKDQWKASPKMQARIRELGVDGEEGLQAWMVARLERALAAHGKRLLGWDEILMGELPPSATVMSWRGIEGGIDAAKKGHDVVMAPSDVLYLDYLQTHSPDEPPGRPATIELHQVYGFEPVPKALDAQQAKHILGVQANVWTEHMRNFARVQHAYFPRIAALAEVAWSPKAERDYAGFLQRLPAMLPRWKAQGLAVATTPFQPQIDAGTPLADGSAEVAVQQPLGYALRYTTDGSAPTAASPLYFASLALPLPATLTVQTFFDDRPLGAPATRTFSAASLLTRSDEELAMCTDQLMLRLEDDGPRLGDRAIFNVDIFNPCWTWKRAPLAGIGAIEVRAGRIPYFFQLAHDEPHRTFKPAKTAHGELELHAGCDGPLLATLPMPEKPNADGFVTLRAPLHDAPADADLCLWFTGDTRPAMWVLDRVTLQPK; from the coding sequence ATGAAGCCACGCACCGCCTTCCTGCCCGCCGCCCTCTGCCTTGCCCTGCTCGCCGCGCCGGGCGCGCGGGCGGACGATGCCGTCGTCGTCCCGAAGCTGGTGCCGCTGCCCGCGCACATGGTGCGCAAGCCGGGCGGCTTCACGGTCACCGCGGACACGCCGGTGCGCGCCGCCGACGGGCCGGCGCTGCGCCATGTCGGCGCGCAGTTCAAGGCGATGCTAGGCGAGCGCCTGCCGCTGATGCTGGACCTGGCGAAGGACGGCAGCCGCGGCAACAACATCGAATTCGCGCTCGACGCCACGCGCAAATGGTCCGCACCGGACGCCTACAGCATCGACATCGACGAACGCGGCGTGCGCGTGTACGCCGGCGACGCCAAGGGCCTGTATTACGGCGCGGTGACGCTGGCGCAGCTGCTCACCTCGGGCGATGCCGGTGGCGCAAGCGTGCGCCTGCCGGCGCTGCACATCGACGACGCGCCGCGCTTCGGCTGGCGCGGCTTCATGCTGGACTCGGCGCGGCATTTCCAGTCGGTGGACGAGATCAAGCGCCTGCTCGACGCGATGGCGCAGCTCAAGCTCGACGTCTTCCACTGGCACCTGACCGACGACCAGGGCTGGCGCTTCCCGGTGCCGGGCTGGCCGAAGCTGACCACGGTGGGCAGTTGCCGCCTGCCCGCCGGCGACGGCGGCATCGACGCCGCCACCGGCAAGCCGGCGCCGTACTGCGGCTTCTACACCGAGGCGCAGATCCGCGAGGTGGTGGCCTACGCCGCCGAGCGCCACATCGACGTCGTGCCGGAGGTGGACATTCCCGGCCACGCCACCGCCGCCATCGCCGCGTATCCGCAATTGGGCGTGTCCGGTGAGCCGGTCGCGGTGTCCAACGAATGGGGCGTCAACGTCAACCTGTTCAACGCCGACGAGACGACGATGCGCTTCCTCGAAGACGTGCTGACGCAGGTGGCGAAGCTGTTCCCGGGCAAGTTCGTCCACATCGGCGGCGACGAGGCGGTGAAGGACCAGTGGAAGGCGTCGCCGAAGATGCAGGCGCGCATCCGCGAGCTGGGCGTGGACGGCGAGGAAGGCCTGCAGGCGTGGATGGTCGCGCGGCTGGAGCGCGCGCTGGCCGCGCACGGCAAGCGCCTGCTGGGCTGGGACGAAATCCTGATGGGCGAACTGCCGCCGTCGGCCACGGTGATGTCGTGGCGCGGCATCGAGGGCGGCATCGACGCCGCGAAGAAGGGCCACGACGTGGTGATGGCGCCGTCCGACGTGCTCTACCTCGACTACCTGCAGACCCATTCGCCGGACGAACCGCCGGGCCGGCCCGCCACCATCGAATTGCATCAGGTCTACGGCTTCGAGCCGGTGCCGAAGGCGCTGGACGCGCAGCAGGCGAAACACATCCTCGGCGTGCAGGCGAACGTGTGGACCGAGCACATGCGCAACTTCGCGCGCGTGCAGCACGCGTATTTCCCGCGCATCGCCGCGCTGGCGGAAGTGGCGTGGTCGCCGAAGGCGGAGCGCGACTACGCCGGCTTCCTGCAGCGTTTGCCGGCGATGCTGCCGCGCTGGAAGGCGCAGGGGCTGGCGGTGGCGACCACGCCGTTCCAGCCGCAGATCGACGCCGGCACGCCGCTGGCCGACGGCAGCGCGGAAGTGGCGGTGCAGCAGCCGCTGGGCTACGCGCTGCGCTACACCACCGACGGCAGTGCGCCCACCGCGGCTTCGCCGCTGTACTTCGCGTCGCTGGCGCTGCCGCTGCCGGCCACGCTGACGGTGCAGACGTTCTTCGATGACCGGCCGCTGGGCGCGCCGGCGACGCGCACGTTCAGCGCCGCCTCGCTGCTGACCCGCAGCGACGAGGAGCTGGCGATGTGCACCGATCAGCTGATGCTGCGGCTGGAGGACGACGGCCCGCGCCTCGGCGACCGCGCGATCTTCAACGTCGACATCTTCAATCCGTGCTGGACGTGGAAGCGCGCGCCGCTGGCCGGCATCGGCGCGATCGAAGTGCGCGCCGGGCGCATCCCGTATTTCTTCCAGCTCGCCCACGACGAACCGCACCGCACCTTCAAGCCGGCGAAGACCGCCCACGGCGAACTGGAACTGCACGCCGGCTGCGACGGCCCGCTGCTGGCCACGCTGCCGATGCCGGAGAAGCCCAACGCCGACGGCTTCGTCACCTTGCGCGCGCCGCTGCACGACGCGCCGGCCGATGCCGACCTCTGCCTGTGGTTCACCGGCGACACCCGTCCGGCGATGTGGGTGCTGGATCGCGTCACGCTGCAGCCGAAGTAA
- a CDS encoding EAL domain-containing response regulator, translating to MSWSELLVMVVEDHGFQRRIALRLLAELGVERTLEGADGLHALDVLRGQPAPPDVVLVDLDMPGMDGIECIGQIAQERLARAVVVVSALDPALLNTVQTMARAYGLRVLGSVEKPLTRDKLEGVLGRLGEHAGEPLDEGEADFSVPALLEAMDKGEIVPWFQPQVEFGNGKAVGVEALARWERSDGSVVRPALFVPLLEREGRANALTDHMLDEGCRWLQRWRMDGIRLKLSVNVSPLSLADPSAADRYQAIVESHGIKPEDVVLEITESSVMADAARGLGLLARLRLKGFGLSIDDFGTGYSSLAQLAQVPFTELKIDKDFVFSSHSQPRKRAMVEASLDLARKLRLTTVAEGVETSEDWQLLAELGCDIAQGWLIGRPVPGSELQAAVARWRRPVL from the coding sequence ATGAGCTGGTCGGAACTGCTGGTGATGGTGGTCGAGGATCACGGCTTCCAGCGCCGCATCGCGCTGCGCCTGCTGGCCGAGCTCGGCGTCGAGCGCACCCTCGAAGGCGCCGACGGGCTGCACGCGCTGGACGTGCTGCGCGGCCAGCCGGCGCCGCCGGACGTGGTGCTGGTCGATCTGGACATGCCCGGCATGGACGGCATCGAATGCATCGGCCAGATCGCGCAGGAGCGGTTGGCGCGCGCGGTGGTGGTGGTCAGCGCGCTCGATCCGGCCCTGCTCAACACCGTGCAGACGATGGCCCGCGCCTACGGGCTGCGCGTGCTGGGCAGCGTGGAGAAGCCGCTGACCCGCGACAAGCTGGAAGGCGTGCTGGGGCGGCTGGGCGAACACGCCGGCGAGCCGCTCGACGAGGGCGAGGCCGATTTCAGCGTGCCGGCGCTGCTGGAGGCGATGGACAAGGGCGAGATCGTGCCGTGGTTCCAGCCGCAGGTGGAGTTCGGCAACGGCAAGGCGGTGGGCGTGGAAGCGCTGGCGCGCTGGGAGCGCAGCGACGGCAGCGTGGTGCGGCCGGCGCTGTTCGTGCCGCTGCTGGAGCGCGAGGGCCGCGCCAACGCGCTCACCGACCACATGCTGGACGAGGGCTGCCGCTGGCTGCAGCGCTGGCGCATGGACGGCATCCGGCTGAAGCTGTCGGTCAACGTCTCGCCATTGTCGCTGGCCGATCCGTCGGCGGCCGATCGCTACCAGGCCATCGTGGAAAGCCACGGCATCAAGCCGGAGGACGTGGTGCTGGAGATCACCGAAAGCTCGGTGATGGCCGACGCCGCGCGCGGGCTGGGTCTGCTGGCGCGGCTGCGGCTGAAGGGCTTCGGCCTGTCGATCGACGATTTCGGCACCGGCTATTCCTCGCTGGCGCAGCTGGCGCAGGTGCCGTTCACCGAGCTCAAGATCGACAAGGACTTCGTATTCTCCTCGCATTCGCAGCCGCGCAAGCGGGCGATGGTGGAGGCCAGCCTGGATCTGGCGCGCAAGCTGCGCCTGACCACGGTGGCGGAAGGCGTGGAGACGTCCGAGGACTGGCAGCTGCTGGCCGAGCTGGGCTGCGACATCGCCCAGGGCTGGCTGATCGGGCGGCCGGTGCCGGGCAGCGAACTGCAGGCCGCGGTGGCGCGCTGGCGCCGGCCGGTGCTGTGA
- a CDS encoding ATP-binding protein yields the protein MRLDLSRLGMRQQLLGLFGLFLLTGLLVLVLDEIDQYRSRQLMVTMRDDMEAGIRRFRRLSEAYRRGVVDNTFRTRNYLVDWDEALATLDRTQAEAAAEWKQVEVHRYEGEDEALLEQALEARPRADEAAATLRRILRQRDILALGRFADRELYPATDPLAERLLAVAERGQYRADALVREEIASGKWMSRTRFALSLLCFVLVALFGRRILRNGYRGVESLTRLARRMTQGDYTAQPHYIPRGELGEVMDSFLSMRDHVRRIEGQLTEQLSRNERVRVALERREQFQRLLLEAAQTAIFAVDEDGVFSQVNPFAEKLLGWPAGSLLGREKLDAILDPEALGALARSLSEAYGYTLPADWTVLRELARHREPPREFALRHQRGRTLPVLLALSAMRDDTGTMIGLLAVATDLTMQKRLERALRDSEARARDASHAKSAFLAAMSHEIRTPMIGVTGMIEILGHTRLDAEQRRSLGVVQASAETLLRIIGDILDFSKIEAGKMEIEPVPTSLPELVRSVAANFSGSASSKGLVLDCTIDPRVAPAHYVDPVRLRQVMGNFLSNAIKFTEHGGVTAAVALERFDPGDGALGADALVLSVTDTGIGISAQAQARLFQPFSQAEADTTRRFGGTGLGLAISRRIAELMGGAIEMESAPGKGTAMRLKVRLHRAPADELPDLTLPGKAAPGFAPRPLPSVEDAVRDRSLVLLVDDHVTNRQVIQRQLALAGYASETAEDGLDGLERWRSGRYALLLSDVHMPRMDGYQLARTIREEEAQRGLPRTPIVALTASALKGEAERCLGAGMDDYLAKPVGIASLGVCLQRWLPHTAGGELSAEERAGIQSENNARVEARAPAPQAQAPSRPRSDAEEILSDAVLLELVGGKPADIRPLLEDYLHCTDDDMRELERLRGTDDLATLISQAHRLKGAARLVGAQELAAAAAALEAALRGGDRAHVPALAEALHAAHARLQVHVADRYPA from the coding sequence ATGCGCCTGGACCTGTCCCGGCTCGGCATGCGCCAGCAGCTGCTGGGCCTGTTCGGCCTGTTCCTGCTGACCGGCCTGCTGGTGCTGGTGCTGGACGAGATCGACCAGTACCGCTCGCGCCAGCTGATGGTCACGATGCGCGACGACATGGAGGCCGGCATCCGCCGCTTCCGCCGCCTGTCCGAGGCCTACCGGCGCGGCGTCGTCGACAACACTTTCCGCACCCGCAACTACCTGGTCGACTGGGATGAGGCGCTGGCGACGCTGGACCGCACCCAGGCCGAAGCCGCGGCCGAATGGAAGCAGGTGGAGGTCCACCGCTACGAAGGCGAGGACGAGGCGCTGCTGGAACAGGCGCTGGAAGCGCGCCCGCGCGCCGACGAGGCCGCCGCGACGCTGCGCCGGATCCTGCGCCAGCGCGACATCCTGGCGCTGGGCCGGTTCGCCGACCGCGAGCTGTACCCGGCCACCGACCCGCTGGCGGAGCGCCTGCTGGCGGTCGCCGAGCGCGGCCAGTACCGCGCCGACGCGCTGGTGCGGGAGGAGATCGCCAGCGGCAAGTGGATGAGCCGCACGCGCTTCGCGCTGTCGCTGCTGTGCTTCGTGCTGGTGGCGCTGTTCGGCCGGCGCATCCTGCGCAACGGCTACCGCGGCGTGGAGAGCCTGACCCGGCTCGCGCGCAGGATGACCCAGGGCGACTACACCGCGCAGCCGCACTACATCCCGCGCGGCGAGCTGGGCGAGGTGATGGACAGCTTCCTGAGCATGCGCGACCACGTGCGCAGGATCGAAGGCCAGCTGACCGAGCAGCTGTCGCGCAACGAGCGCGTGCGGGTGGCGCTGGAGCGCCGCGAGCAGTTCCAGCGGCTGCTGCTGGAGGCGGCGCAGACCGCGATCTTCGCGGTGGACGAGGACGGCGTGTTCTCGCAGGTCAACCCGTTCGCGGAGAAGCTGCTGGGCTGGCCGGCGGGTTCGCTGCTGGGGCGGGAGAAGCTCGACGCGATCCTCGACCCGGAAGCGCTGGGCGCGCTGGCGCGCTCGCTCAGCGAAGCCTACGGCTACACCCTGCCGGCCGACTGGACGGTGCTGCGCGAGCTGGCCCGGCACCGCGAGCCGCCGCGCGAGTTCGCGCTGCGCCACCAGCGCGGGCGCACCCTGCCGGTGCTGCTGGCGCTGTCGGCGATGCGCGACGACACCGGCACCATGATCGGCCTGCTGGCGGTGGCCACCGACCTGACCATGCAGAAGCGGCTGGAACGCGCGCTGCGCGACAGCGAGGCGCGCGCGCGCGACGCCAGCCACGCCAAGAGCGCGTTCCTGGCAGCGATGAGCCACGAGATCCGCACCCCGATGATCGGCGTCACCGGGATGATCGAGATCCTCGGCCACACCCGCCTCGACGCCGAGCAGCGGCGTTCGCTGGGCGTCGTCCAGGCCTCGGCGGAGACGCTGCTGCGGATCATCGGCGACATCCTCGACTTCTCGAAGATCGAGGCCGGCAAGATGGAGATCGAGCCGGTGCCGACCTCGCTGCCCGAGCTGGTGCGCAGCGTCGCCGCCAACTTCTCCGGCTCGGCGTCGAGCAAGGGGCTGGTGCTGGACTGCACGATCGATCCGCGGGTGGCGCCCGCGCACTACGTCGACCCGGTGCGGCTGCGCCAGGTGATGGGCAATTTCCTGTCGAACGCGATCAAGTTCACCGAGCACGGCGGCGTGACCGCGGCGGTGGCGCTGGAACGCTTTGATCCGGGCGACGGCGCGCTCGGCGCCGATGCGCTGGTGCTGAGCGTCACCGACACCGGCATCGGCATCAGCGCGCAGGCGCAGGCGCGGCTGTTCCAGCCGTTCTCGCAGGCCGAGGCGGACACCACCCGCCGGTTCGGCGGCACCGGGCTCGGCCTTGCGATCAGCCGCCGCATCGCCGAGCTGATGGGCGGCGCCATCGAGATGGAATCCGCGCCCGGCAAGGGCACCGCCATGCGGCTGAAGGTACGCCTGCACCGCGCGCCGGCGGACGAACTGCCGGACCTGACCCTGCCGGGCAAGGCGGCGCCGGGCTTCGCGCCGCGCCCGCTGCCGTCGGTGGAGGACGCGGTGCGCGACCGCAGCCTGGTCCTGCTGGTGGACGACCACGTCACCAACCGCCAGGTGATCCAGCGCCAGCTGGCGCTGGCCGGCTACGCCTCGGAAACCGCCGAGGACGGGCTGGACGGGCTGGAGCGCTGGCGCAGCGGGCGCTACGCGCTGCTGCTCAGCGACGTGCACATGCCGCGCATGGACGGCTACCAGCTGGCGCGCACGATCCGCGAGGAGGAAGCGCAGCGCGGTCTGCCGCGCACGCCGATCGTGGCGCTGACCGCCTCGGCGCTGAAGGGCGAGGCGGAGCGCTGCCTGGGCGCCGGCATGGACGACTACCTCGCCAAGCCGGTCGGCATCGCCAGCCTCGGCGTCTGCCTGCAGCGCTGGCTGCCGCACACGGCCGGCGGCGAGCTGTCGGCGGAGGAACGCGCCGGCATCCAGAGCGAGAACAACGCGCGGGTGGAGGCGCGCGCGCCGGCGCCGCAGGCGCAAGCCCCGTCCCGGCCTCGATCCGATGCGGAGGAGATCCTGTCGGATGCGGTGCTGCTCGAACTGGTGGGCGGCAAGCCGGCGGACATCCGCCCGCTGCTGGAGGACTACCTCCATTGCACCGACGACGACATGCGCGAGCTGGAGCGGCTGCGCGGCACCGACGACCTGGCCACGCTGATCAGCCAGGCGCACCGCCTGAAGGGCGCGGCGCGGCTGGTCGGCGCGCAGGAACTGGCGGCGGCCGCGGCGGCGCTGGAGGCGGCGCTGCGCGGCGGCGACCGCGCGCACGTGCCGGCGCTGGCGGAGGCGCTGCACGCCGCGCACGCGCGGCTGCAGGTGCACGTCGCCGACCGATACCCGGCCTGA
- a CDS encoding SixA phosphatase family protein has translation MRQLILLRHAHAESSAPGQDDRARPLSPIGQAEAQAAGDWLREHGLAPDRVLCSPALRTRQTLAALGDTGCADVREEEAIYEASPGTLIALADTHADARRLLLVGHNPGLEQLAALLHSGQSGDYRGMPPGGIAVLEFAPDAAIEPGAARLSRFWWP, from the coding sequence ATGCGCCAACTGATCCTGCTCCGCCATGCCCACGCCGAATCGTCCGCGCCCGGCCAGGACGACCGCGCCCGCCCGCTGTCTCCGATCGGGCAGGCCGAAGCGCAGGCCGCCGGCGACTGGCTGCGCGAGCACGGCCTGGCGCCCGACCGCGTGCTGTGTTCGCCCGCGCTGCGCACCCGCCAGACCCTGGCCGCGCTGGGCGACACCGGCTGCGCCGACGTGCGCGAGGAGGAAGCGATCTACGAGGCCAGTCCCGGCACCCTGATCGCGCTGGCCGACACCCACGCCGACGCCCGCCGCCTGCTGCTGGTCGGCCACAACCCCGGCCTGGAGCAGCTGGCCGCGCTGCTGCACAGCGGCCAGTCCGGCGACTACCGCGGCATGCCGCCGGGCGGCATCGCGGTGCTGGAGTTCGCGCCGGACGCCGCCATCGAGCCGGGCGCGGCGCGGCTGTCGCGCTTCTGGTGGCCGTGA
- a CDS encoding phospholipase D family protein, whose amino-acid sequence MSPRSPRRSLAGLLALLLAGCASLSPQQRSAAAGIAVAARSTQVDCARDDACALPSPLLAMARDALAASTPEAPKHRALILDDAPDALLARIHLIRAAKRSIELQTYIFDEDDAAQLVLDELQAAAFRGVKVRILVDQLAALRKVETLAALSALHANLELRVYNPVLDRARLSLPMYAVAAACCWRQLNRRMHNKLLVVDGEVGIVGGRNYQDDYYDWGADFNFRDRDLLLAGPVVGEMVANFQAFWDSKRSVPAEQLGDVARYLRAHGPPPAPHHAFHKPGRVRALLAEVADDAVLRARFVEPAEPVQGVRFIADLPLKHRREAAGPTMQGGTSAGLRELIAGADGEILLQTPYLVLSKPAQALFRDLHQRPEPPRVLVSTNSLASTDAFIAYALSYKYKRRYLRDYGFEIHEFKPFPADAPFELGATGADLGLDDADPAAASASAARPATLRERRLAERGLRSEPDSEAGRPSPFASSGGMPVRLKRAGLRMGLHAKSMVIDGRIGVVGTHNFDPRGDTLNTESAVVIDDPGFAHALAASIRRDMAPANAWTIGRRDDAPILSGVEYNLAKLSERMPIFDLWPYKYATSYDYAPGPGCPPTVEPPSPFAPEFRRCNRPVGDFPEVDIGLKWLGVRAFTAFGSGLSPIL is encoded by the coding sequence ATGAGCCCGCGTTCCCCCCGCCGCTCGCTGGCGGGGCTGCTCGCCCTGCTGCTGGCCGGCTGCGCCAGCCTGTCGCCGCAGCAGCGCAGCGCCGCCGCCGGAATAGCCGTTGCCGCGCGCAGCACCCAGGTGGACTGCGCGCGCGACGACGCCTGCGCGCTGCCCTCGCCGCTGCTGGCGATGGCGCGCGACGCCCTGGCCGCCTCCACGCCGGAAGCCCCGAAGCACCGCGCGCTGATCCTCGACGACGCCCCGGACGCGCTGCTCGCCCGCATCCACCTGATCCGCGCGGCGAAGCGCAGCATCGAGCTGCAGACCTACATCTTCGACGAGGACGACGCCGCCCAGCTGGTGCTGGACGAATTGCAGGCCGCCGCCTTCCGCGGCGTGAAGGTGCGCATCCTGGTCGATCAGCTGGCCGCGCTGCGCAAGGTGGAGACGCTGGCCGCGCTGTCGGCGCTGCACGCCAACCTGGAGCTGCGCGTCTACAACCCGGTGCTGGACCGCGCCCGCCTGTCGCTGCCGATGTACGCGGTGGCGGCGGCCTGCTGCTGGCGCCAGCTCAACCGGCGCATGCACAACAAGCTGCTGGTGGTGGACGGCGAGGTCGGCATCGTCGGCGGCCGGAACTACCAGGACGACTATTACGACTGGGGCGCCGACTTCAATTTCCGCGACCGCGACCTGCTGCTGGCCGGCCCGGTGGTGGGCGAGATGGTGGCGAACTTCCAGGCGTTCTGGGATTCGAAGCGCAGCGTGCCGGCCGAACAGCTGGGCGACGTCGCCCGCTACCTGCGCGCGCACGGCCCGCCGCCTGCGCCGCACCACGCCTTCCACAAGCCCGGCCGGGTGCGCGCGCTGCTGGCCGAGGTGGCCGACGACGCGGTGCTGCGCGCGCGCTTCGTCGAGCCGGCCGAGCCGGTGCAGGGCGTGCGCTTCATCGCCGACCTGCCGCTCAAGCACCGGCGCGAGGCCGCCGGCCCGACCATGCAGGGCGGCACCAGCGCCGGCCTGCGCGAGCTGATCGCCGGCGCCGACGGGGAAATCCTGTTGCAGACGCCCTACCTCGTGCTGTCGAAGCCGGCGCAGGCGCTGTTCCGCGACCTGCACCAGCGGCCGGAACCGCCGCGCGTGCTGGTGTCCACCAACAGCCTGGCCTCCACCGACGCCTTCATCGCCTACGCGCTGTCGTACAAGTACAAGCGCCGCTACCTGCGCGACTACGGCTTCGAGATCCACGAGTTCAAGCCGTTTCCCGCCGACGCGCCGTTCGAGCTGGGCGCCACCGGCGCCGACCTGGGCCTGGACGATGCCGATCCGGCGGCGGCCTCGGCCTCGGCGGCGCGGCCCGCCACTCTGCGCGAGCGCCGGTTGGCCGAGCGCGGCCTGCGCAGCGAACCCGACAGCGAGGCCGGGCGGCCGTCGCCGTTCGCCTCGTCCGGCGGCATGCCGGTGCGGCTCAAGCGCGCCGGCCTGCGCATGGGCCTGCACGCCAAGTCGATGGTGATCGACGGCCGCATCGGCGTGGTCGGCACCCACAACTTCGATCCGCGCGGCGACACCCTCAACACCGAGAGCGCGGTGGTGATCGACGACCCCGGCTTCGCCCACGCGCTGGCCGCCAGCATCCGCCGCGACATGGCGCCGGCCAACGCCTGGACGATCGGCCGCCGCGACGACGCGCCGATCCTGTCCGGGGTCGAGTACAACCTGGCCAAGCTGTCCGAACGCATGCCGATCTTCGACCTGTGGCCGTACAAGTACGCCACCAGCTACGACTACGCGCCGGGCCCGGGCTGCCCGCCGACGGTGGAACCGCCGTCGCCGTTCGCGCCGGAATTCCGCCGCTGCAACCGGCCGGTGGGCGACTTCCCGGAAGTGGACATCGGCCTGAAGTGGCTGGGCGTGCGCGCGTTCACCGCGTTCGGCTCCGGGCTCTCGCCGATCCTGTGA
- a CDS encoding YkvA family protein: protein MSITLNFELNDHDLAHFQAAAERSRKAVEGKSAEEIVNAAVALLDDAQKATLPDFIRERLLRLDDMIAMVRDTAWAMPAEDRERVLSALAYFADPNDIIPDNVQVLGFLDDAVMIELSGRELAHELDAYDDFCDYRAREASRRGVEPATLGRTDWLDSRREELVERMHARRERDFGIGYGRSSGYGRSSYVRAWRPGVFTVR, encoded by the coding sequence ATGTCGATCACCCTGAACTTCGAGCTCAACGACCACGATCTGGCCCATTTCCAGGCGGCAGCGGAGCGCTCGCGCAAGGCGGTCGAGGGCAAGAGCGCCGAAGAGATCGTCAACGCGGCGGTCGCCCTGCTGGACGACGCGCAGAAGGCCACGCTGCCGGACTTCATCCGCGAGCGCCTGCTGCGCCTGGACGACATGATCGCGATGGTGCGCGACACCGCCTGGGCGATGCCCGCCGAGGACCGCGAGCGGGTGCTGTCGGCGCTGGCCTACTTCGCCGACCCGAACGACATCATCCCGGACAACGTGCAGGTGCTGGGCTTCCTGGACGACGCGGTGATGATCGAGCTGTCGGGCCGCGAGCTGGCGCACGAGCTGGACGCCTACGACGACTTCTGCGACTACCGCGCCCGCGAAGCCTCGCGCCGCGGCGTCGAGCCGGCCACGCTGGGCCGCACCGACTGGCTGGACAGCCGCCGCGAGGAGCTGGTGGAGCGCATGCACGCCCGCCGCGAGCGCGACTTCGGCATCGGCTACGGCCGCAGCAGCGGTTACGGCCGCAGCTCCTACGTCCGCGCCTGGCGCCCGGGCGTGTTCACCGTCCGCTGA
- a CDS encoding hotdog fold thioesterase, giving the protein MESLGIVFTELGEGYLRATMPVDARTHQPYGLLHGGASVALAETLGSSAGALVAGGNAVVGLEINANHLRAVRSGTVTGTTRPIHIGRSTQVWEIHIADEAGQPVCISRITLAVLPQPPASGG; this is encoded by the coding sequence ATGGAGTCGCTCGGCATCGTCTTCACCGAGCTGGGCGAGGGCTATCTGCGCGCCACCATGCCGGTGGACGCGCGCACCCACCAGCCCTATGGCCTGCTGCACGGCGGCGCCTCGGTGGCGCTGGCCGAAACCCTCGGCAGCAGCGCCGGCGCGCTGGTGGCCGGCGGCAACGCGGTGGTCGGGCTGGAGATCAACGCCAACCACCTGCGCGCGGTGCGCAGCGGCACGGTCACCGGCACCACCCGGCCGATCCACATCGGCCGCAGCACCCAGGTGTGGGAGATCCACATCGCCGACGAGGCCGGCCAGCCGGTCTGCATCAGCCGCATCACCCTGGCGGTGCTGCCGCAGCCGCCCGCGTCCGGCGGCTGA
- a CDS encoding lysophospholipid acyltransferase family protein — protein sequence MRAFRYLYRVPMLAWHALIHLPVTLLLIAVGNGGALSHAAVRWWSGGLLRVFGMRLRREGTPLPGGTMFVANHVSWIDIMALHSQHMMGFIAKSEIRGWPVLGWIVAQAETIFLQRGNGDSLGLVMAEMTQRLRAGRAVAAFPEGGTRNGRELGAFHARIFTAAVDANAPVQPVALCYGARCEAQAIVAFAPRESFVANLVRLLGEPARPVRVCFLQPILPGEHEGRRGIAQTARERVERAMATA from the coding sequence ATGCGTGCGTTCCGCTATCTCTACCGCGTGCCGATGCTGGCCTGGCACGCGCTCATCCACCTGCCGGTCACCCTGCTGCTGATCGCCGTCGGCAACGGCGGCGCGCTGTCGCACGCGGCGGTGCGCTGGTGGTCGGGCGGGCTGCTGCGGGTGTTCGGCATGCGCCTGCGCCGCGAGGGCACGCCGCTGCCGGGCGGCACGATGTTCGTCGCCAACCACGTCAGCTGGATCGACATCATGGCGCTGCACTCGCAGCACATGATGGGCTTCATCGCCAAGTCGGAAATCCGCGGCTGGCCGGTGCTGGGCTGGATCGTGGCGCAGGCGGAGACCATCTTCCTGCAGCGCGGCAACGGCGATTCGCTGGGGCTGGTGATGGCCGAAATGACGCAGCGCCTGCGCGCCGGCCGCGCGGTGGCGGCGTTCCCGGAAGGCGGCACCCGCAACGGCCGCGAACTCGGCGCCTTCCACGCGCGCATCTTCACCGCCGCGGTGGACGCGAACGCGCCGGTGCAGCCGGTGGCGCTGTGCTACGGCGCGCGCTGCGAGGCGCAGGCGATCGTCGCGTTCGCCCCGCGCGAGAGCTTCGTCGCCAACCTGGTGCGCCTGCTCGGCGAGCCGGCGCGGCCGGTGCGGGTCTGCTTCCTGCAGCCGATCCTGCCGGGCGAACACGAGGGACGGCGCGGCATCGCCCAAACCGCGCGCGAACGCGTCGAACGGGCGATGGCGACGGCGTGA